A stretch of the TM7 phylum sp. oral taxon 349 genome encodes the following:
- a CDS encoding FAD-binding oxidoreductase, with product MSKVATYLRGHLAGEVDFRTDLRAARAKDAGILAIAPEMIVSPRNTSDIRKTARFSWQLSERGHTLPLVVRGAGYGINGGAVGRGAQVSLATHMNTIFEYDSKQRLVRLQPGVTIQALQSALALQGAGVLSLNGLDSRGTIGGAIADNAAGYLAGKYGSLAANVSQLEVVLANGDILQTGKISRRELNRKKGQQNLEGDIYRGVEAILEDYADEISTIHERDQTGYNSIARICNRDGSIDLTPLFVGSQGTLGVISEMILRVDFRSQHLDLAVLVFASAETAHDMLDELRRFAPAFVKYFDAALVRRAVQVGFKAPWFQEVGGKVPQAAILVGFDDFNVRARMKGKKKLEKLCNSVADVSLTLDDGSTRTSLLSLLDITRYFTLPDRAGVGIPPLLSNWFVPSERFEDFTKALTVLGNKLRVELPLAVDGLAELVSVYPLVPIAQASDRQKLMRLLDETTRLVHQYGGAVVGQHGEGRLLSRFAYECIGARRVDMYRAIRKLFDPLGTLNPGVKQLNDVRQLAGMIDGTLRF from the coding sequence ATGAGCAAGGTTGCAACCTATTTGCGCGGACATTTGGCAGGCGAAGTTGATTTTCGCACGGATTTGCGTGCGGCGCGTGCCAAAGACGCAGGAATCTTGGCGATTGCTCCGGAAATGATCGTGTCGCCGCGAAATACGAGTGACATTCGCAAAACAGCGCGATTTTCGTGGCAGCTGTCTGAGCGCGGGCATACACTGCCGCTAGTGGTGCGCGGTGCTGGTTATGGTATTAATGGTGGCGCAGTTGGTCGCGGCGCACAGGTTTCCCTTGCAACTCATATGAACACGATTTTTGAATACGATAGCAAGCAGCGGTTGGTGCGCTTGCAGCCTGGCGTGACAATTCAGGCACTTCAATCGGCGCTTGCATTGCAGGGTGCGGGGGTTTTGTCGCTTAATGGGCTTGACTCGCGTGGTACGATTGGCGGCGCGATTGCTGACAATGCTGCGGGGTATCTAGCGGGTAAGTATGGTTCGCTTGCGGCGAATGTGAGTCAATTAGAGGTTGTACTAGCAAACGGTGACATATTGCAAACCGGCAAAATCAGCAGACGCGAGCTGAATCGCAAGAAAGGGCAGCAGAATTTAGAGGGTGATATTTACCGTGGCGTAGAAGCAATCTTGGAAGATTATGCTGATGAAATCAGTACTATCCACGAGCGCGATCAGACTGGCTATAATAGTATTGCACGTATATGCAATCGCGATGGTAGCATTGACTTGACGCCGCTCTTTGTAGGTAGTCAGGGCACACTTGGCGTTATTAGCGAGATGATTTTGCGTGTCGATTTTCGTAGCCAGCATTTAGATCTGGCGGTGCTTGTATTCGCTTCGGCAGAAACAGCGCACGACATGCTTGATGAGCTACGCCGGTTTGCACCGGCATTCGTGAAGTACTTTGATGCAGCACTCGTACGGCGAGCAGTACAAGTTGGTTTTAAGGCGCCATGGTTTCAAGAGGTTGGTGGTAAAGTACCGCAGGCGGCTATTCTTGTCGGGTTTGATGATTTTAACGTGCGTGCTCGTATGAAAGGAAAGAAAAAGCTCGAAAAATTATGCAATAGCGTAGCTGATGTTTCGCTGACATTGGACGATGGTAGCACGCGCACTTCGCTATTATCGCTCCTTGACATTACGCGTTATTTTACGCTTCCAGATCGTGCAGGCGTTGGCATACCGCCATTGTTGTCCAATTGGTTTGTGCCGTCAGAACGGTTTGAGGATTTCACGAAAGCGTTGACGGTGCTTGGCAATAAGTTGCGCGTGGAGCTACCGCTTGCGGTAGACGGTTTGGCCGAACTTGTGTCGGTGTATCCGCTTGTGCCAATAGCGCAGGCAAGCGATCGGCAAAAACTTATGCGCTTGCTTGATGAAACGACGCGGCTTGTTCACCAGTATGGTGGCGCAGTCGTTGGTCAGCATGGTGAAGGGCGGTTGCTGAGTCGATTCGCATACGAATGCATTGGTGCGCGGCGCGTTGACATGTATCGTGCGATCCGCAAGCTATTTGATCCACTTGGTACGCTTAACCCTGGTGTTAAGCAACTGAATGACGTGCGTCAGCTTGCCGGCATGATTGATGGTACGCTTCGGTTTTAG
- a CDS encoding (d)CMP kinase, protein MTNPLPKLVTFDGDARSGKGTIVSLVKDYIRDELSLPVMLIDAGQVFRVLVVMMQEYGIDLDDPIAIDTFLADKHNEDACVRRVKFVYHLPRADRDTLLYTPKISANSVKIGARPRSQAFKDALLRKWLRDAREEGVEIVLLDGRALGEVGEELARAGLCEHVLDLFFVCDPVVSAQRTLGMMPRPYAELNADERARVDDQVAQITARNHADRTRSVQPVVPPAGALTYSVGELPTILPLRYPCPAAIIDRSIELPRETMALPVIRLVETYCQPSAS, encoded by the coding sequence ATGACCAACCCACTTCCTAAGCTGGTAACGTTCGATGGCGATGCGCGCAGCGGCAAAGGTACGATCGTAAGCTTGGTAAAAGACTATATACGCGATGAGCTATCATTGCCCGTCATGCTGATCGATGCAGGGCAAGTCTTTCGCGTGCTCGTAGTGATGATGCAGGAATACGGCATAGACTTGGATGATCCAATAGCAATAGATACATTCCTCGCCGACAAGCATAACGAAGACGCCTGCGTACGCCGCGTGAAATTTGTATACCATCTGCCGCGGGCAGACCGCGATACGTTACTCTACACGCCAAAAATCAGCGCAAACAGCGTGAAGATTGGCGCTCGCCCGCGCAGCCAAGCATTCAAAGATGCACTATTGCGTAAATGGCTGCGCGATGCGCGCGAAGAAGGCGTAGAGATTGTACTGCTAGACGGGCGCGCACTCGGCGAAGTCGGCGAAGAGCTTGCCCGCGCCGGATTGTGCGAACATGTGCTTGATTTGTTTTTCGTGTGCGATCCGGTAGTAAGCGCCCAGCGTACGCTTGGTATGATGCCGCGTCCGTACGCCGAGTTAAATGCCGATGAACGCGCCCGCGTTGACGACCAGGTTGCACAGATTACTGCGCGCAACCATGCTGATCGTACGCGCTCAGTACAGCCTGTCGTACCGCCTGCTGGCGCGCTCACCTACTCTGTAGGCGAGCTGCCAACCATACTGCCGCTACGCTACCCTTGCCCTGCTGCTATTATTGATCGCAGTATAGAGCTGCCGCGCGAAACTATGGCGTTACCGGTTATTAGGCTAGTAGAAACATACTGCCAACCATCTGCATCTTAA
- a CDS encoding ATP phosphoribosyltransferase regulatory subunit, with protein MKASLANLVGGQELYYPQSVRMRHHIESAWRRTAKLYGYEEVGDDMSASAHYARRFKISNGSLGQPAYPWSGRIFHYDNVGCESPRADVEAIAIAKRSLDAIGLSRASYRIRLNDARIVQAILEDYLELDAIQTELMTRLLAEKRMLTPVEFRDRAIDIVGRMQAGTILQQLAKVLAAKNAEELPEAVREHDAYQDLAALYARLEALGIAGVVLDLTLSYADCTAGVLFDIVTNDEKMLYRGGRMIAPSLETLVASLGDMAHIVETLEESGHAVLPSATEVYVAAVGRVFDTAERIAEKLRSERICTEVDYTGRTLAEQLVTAVEKDITYVMLIDEASVERQIYTLKNLRDGTDKTVGFERIVTAVSDRRVRAREDDDFDLSEFLDDFDT; from the coding sequence ATGAAAGCTTCGTTAGCCAATTTGGTGGGCGGCCAGGAGCTGTACTACCCGCAATCTGTTCGTATGCGCCATCACATTGAGTCGGCGTGGCGTCGAACGGCAAAATTATACGGCTACGAAGAAGTTGGCGACGACATGTCAGCGTCGGCGCATTATGCGCGGCGTTTTAAGATCTCGAACGGCTCGCTTGGACAACCGGCGTATCCATGGTCGGGGCGGATCTTTCATTACGATAATGTTGGCTGCGAGTCTCCGCGTGCCGATGTTGAGGCAATCGCTATTGCAAAGCGCAGTCTAGATGCGATCGGGCTGTCACGTGCGAGCTATCGTATACGATTGAACGACGCACGAATCGTGCAGGCAATCTTAGAGGATTATTTAGAGCTAGATGCAATACAAACTGAACTTATGACGCGCTTGCTTGCAGAAAAGCGCATGCTTACACCTGTAGAGTTCCGTGACCGTGCGATTGATATCGTTGGGCGCATGCAGGCGGGCACGATTTTGCAGCAGCTTGCCAAAGTATTGGCAGCGAAAAATGCCGAGGAATTGCCAGAAGCGGTGCGCGAGCATGACGCGTACCAAGACCTAGCAGCGTTGTATGCGCGACTTGAGGCACTTGGCATCGCTGGTGTCGTACTTGATTTAACATTGTCTTACGCTGATTGCACAGCTGGAGTATTGTTTGATATTGTTACGAATGATGAAAAAATGTTGTATCGTGGTGGGCGAATGATTGCTCCGTCGCTGGAAACGCTTGTTGCGTCGTTGGGTGATATGGCGCATATTGTTGAGACTCTAGAAGAAAGTGGGCATGCGGTATTGCCGAGTGCAACTGAAGTGTATGTGGCGGCAGTTGGGCGCGTATTTGATACGGCGGAGCGAATTGCCGAAAAACTACGCAGTGAGCGAATCTGCACAGAAGTTGACTATACTGGTCGAACATTGGCGGAACAACTTGTTACGGCGGTAGAGAAAGACATTACGTACGTTATGCTTATCGACGAGGCGAGCGTGGAACGGCAAATATATACGCTGAAAAATTTGCGTGACGGCACAGACAAGACGGTTGGGTTTGAACGAATCGTAACAGCCGTGAGCGACCGCCGAGTGCGCGCCCGTGAAGATGATGATTTTGACTTGTCGGAGTTTTTGGATGACTTTGACACCTGA
- the tig gene encoding trigger factor: protein MKTTVTHESDTRVKVMIAADHAELAAAEQVALKRLAKTAKVNGFRTGHVPLEIVKKHADANALAQETLDAALNRAVAEAFLSNDLQVLARPEVEIKKYVPGELLEFTAEADVLPEVKLGNYKKLKVKKAAVNVDKKEIDEVIERIQKGLSEKKEVKRAAKIGDETVIDFVGKKDGEAFHGGTGKDYPLVLGSNSFIPGFEDALVGLKAGDTKDVKLAFPKDYHVKDLAGQDVVFEVTVKKVNSVKLPALDDKFAAKAGSFTSMEDLRSDIKAEIAAQAERRAKDDLKDELVKQLVAKSVVSVPSVLRDDQIRSLEQDLRQNLMYRGRTLEQYFKEKGYADRDAWVKAEANDVADARIKAGLVLAQLSKELKIEATADELAAHINTYKQQYANNSEMAKHFDKPEAQREVANRLITEKTVDKLVELNS from the coding sequence ATGAAGACGACAGTAACACACGAATCAGATACGCGCGTAAAAGTAATGATTGCGGCGGATCATGCTGAACTGGCAGCAGCTGAACAGGTGGCGCTAAAGCGCTTGGCAAAAACAGCTAAAGTTAATGGATTTCGTACGGGGCATGTGCCGCTTGAAATTGTGAAAAAACATGCCGATGCGAATGCGCTGGCTCAGGAGACGTTGGATGCGGCGCTAAATCGCGCGGTTGCTGAGGCTTTTTTGAGTAACGATTTGCAGGTGCTAGCTCGCCCTGAGGTCGAAATTAAAAAATACGTACCGGGCGAGCTGTTAGAATTTACCGCTGAAGCAGATGTGTTGCCTGAAGTAAAACTTGGTAATTATAAAAAGCTAAAAGTGAAAAAAGCGGCGGTTAACGTTGATAAAAAAGAAATTGACGAAGTAATTGAACGAATTCAAAAAGGGTTGTCGGAAAAGAAAGAAGTCAAACGCGCTGCAAAAATAGGTGATGAGACAGTGATTGATTTCGTCGGTAAAAAAGATGGCGAGGCGTTTCATGGTGGTACGGGCAAGGATTATCCGCTAGTGCTTGGTTCAAATTCTTTTATCCCGGGATTTGAAGATGCGCTTGTTGGTTTGAAAGCAGGCGATACAAAAGACGTTAAATTAGCATTCCCGAAGGACTATCATGTAAAAGACCTAGCGGGACAAGACGTTGTGTTTGAAGTGACAGTGAAAAAAGTAAATAGCGTAAAGTTGCCTGCGCTTGATGATAAATTTGCTGCAAAAGCCGGTTCATTTACGTCAATGGAAGATTTGCGCAGCGACATAAAAGCGGAGATTGCAGCGCAAGCAGAGCGTAGGGCAAAAGACGATTTGAAAGATGAGCTAGTAAAACAGCTGGTTGCAAAGAGTGTAGTGAGCGTACCATCGGTATTGCGCGATGATCAAATTCGTTCGCTGGAACAGGATTTACGTCAGAATTTGATGTATCGGGGTCGTACTTTAGAACAATATTTTAAAGAAAAGGGCTATGCCGATCGTGACGCCTGGGTAAAAGCTGAAGCGAACGATGTCGCTGACGCGCGCATTAAGGCAGGTCTAGTGTTGGCGCAGTTGAGTAAAGAGCTGAAAATTGAAGCGACGGCAGATGAGTTGGCGGCACATATTAACACCTATAAGCAGCAATATGCAAACAATTCTGAGATGGCAAAGCATTTTGATAAGCCCGAGGCGCAGCGCGAAGTTGCAAATCGACTGATTACTGAAAAGACGGTCGACAAGCTGGTTGAGCTAAACTCGTAG
- the rsmD gene encoding 16S rRNA (guanine(966)-N(2))-methyltransferase RsmD, giving the protein MTSIRVIAGKYGGRKLDAPKSSNTRTKPMGERIRNALFNRVGSEVRGAYVLDAFAGTGAVGFEALSRGAAHVTFIERDKVAQNILHKNMISLGVENDVSLVYSSVSVWLKSGKAENYDIIFVDPPYHDTQFSTVSKLLSLLKPGALMVLSHPGRGEFPNLTREIVVVDNRSYGNAFLTSFRRER; this is encoded by the coding sequence GTGACATCAATTCGCGTCATTGCTGGCAAATACGGCGGACGTAAGCTTGACGCACCGAAGTCAAGCAATACGCGCACTAAGCCGATGGGCGAACGTATCCGCAATGCGCTATTCAACCGAGTTGGCAGTGAAGTTCGCGGTGCGTATGTACTTGATGCATTTGCAGGAACAGGCGCGGTTGGGTTTGAGGCGCTTAGCCGCGGCGCGGCGCATGTTACATTCATTGAGCGTGATAAAGTCGCGCAAAATATATTACACAAAAATATGATATCGCTTGGTGTCGAAAACGACGTTTCATTGGTCTACTCATCTGTTAGCGTATGGCTGAAATCTGGTAAAGCAGAAAATTATGACATTATTTTTGTTGATCCGCCATATCACGATACGCAGTTTTCCACAGTATCGAAACTTTTAAGTCTTCTCAAACCTGGGGCGCTTATGGTATTATCACATCCAGGAAGAGGTGAGTTTCCGAATCTAACTAGGGAAATTGTTGTGGTGGACAATCGTAGTTATGGTAATGCTTTTCTCACCTCTTTCCGCCGAGAGAGGTAA
- a CDS encoding TIGR02391 family protein — MTNKITKITRYAILEVLDTYMATDFYGRLNEVEFWERIFNLEKLPSTDSRYPDMKGDLWQHRVNNNDWDDNWYIDKFDLLETEDAKFLKFLVEFFHPEVRDINWNTKRALATINKNLALDGVELYAKSKVSGRDILGARNITPATQIDETPLAIIDNDFISLQINKNVYDHIKRYLINEDYFHAVDEAYKLVRNKLQEITGNEKATEVFNMNAESKKYYTQLFGKSDGTTHAEKDFFRGVGYLNLTIQFLRNEKAHTLAAALERNLAIHYISLSSLAYDLITRNETE, encoded by the coding sequence ATGACCAATAAAATCACGAAGATAACCAGGTATGCCATCCTAGAAGTTTTGGACACTTACATGGCCACCGACTTTTATGGCAGGTTAAACGAAGTAGAGTTCTGGGAGCGCATATTCAACCTAGAAAAACTACCATCTACCGACAGCCGTTACCCTGACATGAAAGGCGACCTGTGGCAGCACCGCGTGAATAACAATGATTGGGATGACAACTGGTACATTGATAAGTTTGACCTGCTGGAAACAGAAGACGCCAAGTTCCTGAAATTCCTGGTCGAGTTCTTCCATCCGGAAGTTAGAGATATAAATTGGAACACCAAAAGAGCCTTGGCTACCATCAACAAAAACTTGGCACTTGATGGCGTAGAGTTATATGCCAAGTCAAAAGTATCAGGCCGCGACATACTGGGTGCTAGAAATATCACGCCCGCCACACAGATAGATGAAACGCCGCTCGCAATTATAGACAACGACTTTATATCGCTACAGATCAACAAAAATGTTTACGACCACATCAAACGGTACTTAATCAACGAGGACTACTTCCACGCGGTGGACGAAGCATATAAATTGGTACGCAACAAACTGCAAGAGATAACTGGCAACGAAAAAGCCACCGAAGTGTTCAATATGAATGCCGAGAGCAAAAAATACTACACGCAACTGTTTGGTAAATCAGACGGCACAACCCATGCCGAAAAAGACTTCTTCCGCGGTGTCGGTTACCTGAACCTGACCATACAATTTTTACGCAATGAAAAAGCGCACACACTGGCAGCAGCTCTTGAGCGTAACCTGGCTATTCACTACATATCGCTTTCTAGTTTGGCCTATGATTTGATTACTCGCAATGAGACAGAATAA
- a CDS encoding TrmH family RNA methyltransferase, with the protein MTSTLNDQRNVINRYKGVPIEQIITDLDTHGSTLEIAIDNIERDFNMGTIVRSANAFGVRHVHVIGRRQWNKRGAMMTDKYLHVYYYVATDGFIHAIAGKELIAVDNIDGSQPLSRAKLPRNTVLLFGAERSGIRQELLQRAAQIVAIEQFGSTRSLNVGVAAGIAMYVWVQQHMLQ; encoded by the coding sequence ATGACTTCAACGCTTAATGACCAACGCAACGTTATCAATCGTTACAAAGGCGTACCGATAGAACAAATTATCACCGATCTAGATACGCACGGTTCGACACTAGAGATTGCGATTGATAATATCGAGAGAGATTTCAATATGGGCACGATTGTACGTAGCGCGAATGCGTTCGGCGTGCGTCATGTGCATGTTATCGGGCGGCGGCAATGGAATAAGCGCGGTGCAATGATGACTGACAAATACTTGCATGTGTACTATTATGTGGCGACGGATGGTTTTATACATGCGATCGCGGGGAAAGAATTGATTGCGGTCGATAATATTGATGGCTCGCAGCCTTTGAGTCGCGCAAAATTACCAAGAAATACCGTACTGCTATTCGGTGCGGAACGTTCAGGAATTCGCCAAGAGTTATTACAGCGTGCCGCTCAGATTGTCGCGATTGAGCAATTTGGCAGTACGCGCAGTCTTAATGTTGGCGTAGCGGCTGGAATTGCAATGTATGTATGGGTGCAACAGCATATGCTACAATGA
- a CDS encoding ATP-dependent Clp protease proteolytic subunit: MRNYLVPNVIVRTRDGERGYDIYSRLLEDRIIFLGEEVTEGSANTIVAQLLHLANEDPDKDIQLYINSPGGSVYDGLAIYDTMQYIKPDVQTIGIGLQASMGAFLLSSGAKGKRFVLPNARVMIHQPSSGTQGMVTDQEISLRESVRMKELLAKAIAKNTGQKLEKVKADMERDYWMSADEAVKYGLADAIIRRGR, from the coding sequence ATGCGAAATTATTTAGTGCCAAATGTAATCGTACGCACGCGTGATGGCGAACGCGGATACGATATTTATTCTCGACTACTTGAAGATCGGATTATCTTTTTAGGTGAAGAAGTGACAGAGGGCTCGGCAAATACGATCGTGGCGCAGCTGCTACACTTAGCAAACGAAGATCCCGACAAAGATATCCAGCTATACATCAATAGCCCAGGCGGCAGCGTGTATGATGGGCTAGCAATTTACGATACGATGCAATATATCAAGCCGGACGTCCAGACGATTGGCATCGGGCTGCAGGCGAGCATGGGTGCGTTTTTACTAAGCAGCGGCGCTAAGGGTAAGCGGTTTGTTCTGCCGAATGCGCGCGTGATGATTCACCAGCCGTCCAGCGGTACGCAGGGTATGGTGACCGACCAGGAGATTAGTCTGCGCGAATCGGTGCGCATGAAAGAGCTGCTTGCGAAAGCGATCGCGAAAAATACCGGACAAAAACTCGAAAAAGTCAAAGCCGATATGGAGCGCGACTACTGGATGAGCGCAGATGAAGCGGTGAAGTATGGGCTGGCAGACGCAATAATCCGGCGCGGGCGATGA
- a CDS encoding IS30 family transposase, whose product MRCWLDARNNPCCSELSGYQQTREFVESRLRLRWSPEQIAGRLQIEINKRDKSASLSYVSPKAICKYAKKYNLHKHLRRRGKKYRCSRIPAVPAGWMSAGKRNIAARPGVVDELGRLGDLEGDTIFGKDSRDRLLTHVERKTGLVSISLVCGYDVHKIQKQTMLDLERLSRHTGALPKTITYDNGVEFAGWRQTEKDLGADIYFANPYHSWERGRNENANGLIRDFFPKGTDFKKLTNRDILKVESMLNNRPRKRFQWLTPLEYAASLGVAVEGWV is encoded by the coding sequence ATAAGATGCTGGCTAGATGCAAGAAACAATCCCTGCTGCTCGGAGCTTTCTGGATACCAGCAAACCAGAGAGTTCGTTGAATCGCGCCTCAGGCTGCGTTGGTCTCCCGAGCAGATTGCTGGCAGGCTGCAGATAGAGATTAACAAAAGAGACAAATCTGCTAGCTTGTCTTACGTCTCGCCTAAAGCAATCTGCAAATACGCCAAGAAATACAACCTCCATAAACACCTGCGGCGCCGCGGCAAGAAATACAGATGCAGCCGTATACCTGCCGTACCTGCCGGCTGGATGTCTGCCGGCAAACGCAATATTGCAGCTAGACCCGGCGTAGTGGATGAACTCGGGCGCTTAGGCGACCTAGAGGGCGATACCATCTTCGGCAAAGATAGCCGAGACAGATTGCTAACTCACGTGGAGCGAAAGACGGGGTTAGTCTCAATTAGCCTAGTGTGCGGCTATGATGTACATAAGATACAAAAACAGACCATGCTTGATCTAGAAAGGCTCAGCAGGCACACCGGAGCCTTGCCAAAGACCATAACCTACGACAACGGCGTAGAATTTGCCGGTTGGAGACAAACCGAGAAAGACCTAGGAGCGGATATTTACTTCGCCAATCCCTACCATTCCTGGGAACGAGGCAGAAACGAAAACGCCAACGGGCTCATCCGCGACTTCTTCCCCAAAGGCACTGACTTCAAAAAACTAACTAACCGGGATATATTAAAAGTAGAATCCATGCTTAACAACCGACCAAGAAAACGATTCCAGTGGCTAACGCCACTGGAATACGCCGCGTCTTTGGGTGTTGCGGTTGAGGGGTGGGTTTAA